The following are from one region of the Mycetohabitans rhizoxinica HKI 454 genome:
- the yajC gene encoding preprotein translocase subunit YajC, with amino-acid sequence MVECPAISTFYHGETHVFISNAYAQAAPAAGGAAGFIQTYGFFILMIAVLYFFMIRPQMKRQKEHRNMLAAMTKGDEVLTSGGIVGKVTKVGEAYVGVELSDGVEVTVQKSAVSAILPKGTIKSL; translated from the coding sequence ATGGTAGAATGCCCGGCTATTTCGACCTTCTACCACGGAGAGACCCACGTGTTCATTTCCAATGCGTACGCCCAGGCTGCACCCGCCGCAGGCGGTGCCGCCGGCTTCATCCAGACGTACGGCTTCTTCATCCTGATGATCGCGGTGCTGTACTTCTTCATGATTCGTCCTCAGATGAAGCGGCAAAAGGAGCACCGGAACATGCTTGCCGCGATGACCAAGGGCGACGAAGTGCTCACCTCCGGCGGCATTGTGGGCAAAGTCACGAAGGTCGGCGAGGCCTATGTTGGCGTCGAGTTGTCCGACGGCGTCGAGGTCACCGTGCAAAAGAGCGCGGTCTCGGCGATCCTGCCCAAGGGCACGATCAAGTCGCTCTGA